A single genomic interval of Chryseobacterium paludis harbors:
- a CDS encoding NAD(P)H-dependent flavin oxidoreductase, with translation MSNFIDFTTAKKLHDMESEQNRVTKLFNIKYPIIQAGMIWHSGWRLASAVSNCGGLGLIGAGSMYPDILRENIQKCKAATDKPFGVNVPMLYPNIEEIIQIILEEGVKIVFTSAGNPKTYTETLQKEGIKVAHVVSSTKFAVKCEEAGVDAIVAEGFEAGGHNGRDETTTFCLIPNVRQHISKPLIAAGGIALGSQMKAAMILGADGVQIGSRFAATNEASAHENWKKKITELKEGDTHLTLKELAPVRMVKNKFFNELENIYQLGRDAEALAASLGRARAKKGMFEGDMEDGELEIGQVSALINDILPAETVFKNLLKEFEEVKMPKF, from the coding sequence ATGAGCAATTTTATAGATTTTACGACAGCCAAAAAGCTTCATGATATGGAATCGGAACAAAATAGGGTTACAAAACTTTTTAATATAAAATATCCAATTATCCAGGCTGGGATGATCTGGCATTCAGGATGGAGACTTGCCTCAGCAGTTTCCAATTGTGGCGGGTTAGGCTTGATCGGCGCAGGAAGTATGTATCCTGATATATTAAGAGAGAATATTCAAAAGTGTAAAGCGGCTACAGATAAGCCTTTTGGAGTTAATGTTCCTATGCTTTACCCAAATATTGAAGAAATTATCCAGATTATTTTAGAGGAAGGAGTGAAGATTGTTTTCACTTCTGCCGGAAATCCAAAAACGTACACGGAAACGTTGCAAAAGGAAGGAATAAAAGTAGCACATGTTGTTTCTTCTACAAAATTTGCTGTAAAATGTGAAGAAGCAGGGGTAGATGCTATTGTAGCTGAAGGCTTTGAAGCAGGAGGCCATAATGGGAGAGATGAAACAACAACTTTCTGTTTGATTCCCAATGTAAGACAGCACATTTCTAAACCTTTAATAGCTGCAGGTGGAATTGCTTTAGGTTCTCAAATGAAAGCAGCAATGATTCTGGGTGCAGATGGGGTACAAATTGGTTCCCGTTTTGCGGCTACTAACGAAGCTAGTGCTCATGAAAACTGGAAAAAGAAGATTACAGAACTTAAGGAAGGAGATACCCATCTTACTCTAAAAGAATTAGCACCCGTAAGAATGGTTAAAAATAAGTTCTTTAATGAATTGGAAAATATTTACCAGTTAGGACGAGATGCAGAAGCTTTAGCCGCATCTTTAGGAAGAGCCAGGGCAAAAAAGGGAATGTTCGAAGGTGATATGGAAGATGGAGAATTAGAAATAGGACAGGTTTCTGCTTTAATTAATGATATACTGCCAGCTGAAACAGTCTTTAAAAATTTACTGAAAGAGTTTGAAGAGGTGAAAATGCCTAAGTTTTAA
- the gldD gene encoding gliding motility lipoprotein GldD, giving the protein MIKKVIFIFASLLLISCGKDPIPKPYGELRLEYPTPKYQKFESNCAYSFEYSDFATMTDAKKPCWYYLNYPKMKAKIFVTYYPIQNDFADHIKEAEKMVYEHTIKASAIDTKSFEYPEKKVYGNFYELKGQSASNLQFYITDSTKHFVTAYLYFNTRPKPDSLAPAVDYIKKDMKHLLDTFEWKK; this is encoded by the coding sequence ATGATTAAAAAAGTCATTTTTATATTTGCTTCATTGCTTTTAATTTCATGTGGAAAAGATCCAATTCCAAAACCTTACGGAGAATTACGTTTGGAGTATCCCACACCAAAATATCAAAAATTTGAATCTAACTGTGCTTACAGCTTTGAGTATTCGGATTTTGCGACAATGACAGATGCTAAAAAGCCTTGCTGGTATTATTTGAATTATCCTAAAATGAAGGCTAAGATCTTCGTTACCTATTATCCGATTCAAAATGATTTTGCAGATCATATTAAAGAAGCTGAAAAAATGGTATATGAACATACCATTAAAGCAAGTGCTATTGATACGAAGTCTTTCGAATATCCTGAAAAAAAGGTATATGGAAACTTTTACGAATTAAAAGGACAGAGTGCTTCTAACCTTCAATTTTACATTACGGACAGTACAAAACATTTTGTGACTGCCTATCTATACTTTAATACAAGACCGAAACCGGATTCATTAGCTCCTGCTGTGGATTATATCAAAAAAGATATGAAACACCTGCTGGATACTTTTGAATGGAAAAAATAA
- a CDS encoding TIGR02117 family protein, which yields MKKILIIFLKALGIILGIVALYVVLGLLIPFIEVSAKDDGETKEVPIYIYTNGVHTDIVMPVKNDLQDWSVKVPFSNIASKRTDYQYIGIGWGDKGFYLDTPTWSDLKFSTAFKAAFWLSESAMHCTYYNTMKEGDDCKMIMISRSQYKKLVQFVEDKFDKDKNGNFILIPTNAVYSDNDAFYDANGSYNFLYTCNTWTNNALKAAGQKAALWTPTDFGIFRHYK from the coding sequence GTGAAAAAAATATTGATCATATTCTTAAAAGCTTTGGGGATCATTCTTGGGATTGTTGCTTTATATGTCGTACTGGGCCTTCTAATTCCTTTTATTGAAGTTTCAGCAAAAGATGATGGTGAGACAAAAGAGGTTCCAATTTATATTTATACCAATGGAGTACATACGGACATTGTAATGCCTGTAAAAAATGATTTGCAGGACTGGAGTGTAAAAGTCCCTTTTTCCAATATTGCTTCAAAAAGAACCGACTATCAATATATAGGAATCGGTTGGGGTGATAAAGGCTTTTATCTGGATACTCCAACCTGGTCCGATTTAAAATTTTCAACAGCTTTTAAAGCGGCTTTCTGGTTAAGTGAATCTGCAATGCACTGTACCTACTATAATACAATGAAGGAAGGCGATGATTGTAAGATGATCATGATCAGCAGATCACAATACAAAAAATTGGTACAATTTGTAGAAGATAAATTTGACAAGGATAAAAATGGAAATTTCATTCTGATTCCTACCAATGCTGTGTATAGTGATAATGATGCGTTTTATGATGCCAATGGAAGTTATAATTTCTTATACACATGCAATACATGGACAAACAATGCATTAAAAGCAGCCGGACAAAAAGCAGCTTTGTGGACACCTACAGATTTTGGTATATTTCGGCATTATAAATAA
- a CDS encoding PorT family protein — translation MKKIGLLIGLFTLSMNYAQIKFEKGYIINNSGERTEVLIKDVDWKNNPTDFEYKLNDSSAPIKESVKNIAEFAIDNSEKYVRKTVMIDHSSDIIAYISKNKTPDFKEETLFLKYVVEGKANLYYYQNNDTKRFFYNIDQSDIKQLIYKPYYVNESLIRYNNEYKKQIAENLTCGIENKEIERADYKTNALTRIFVKYNNCSNGGSVNYTQNKEKRDFINLNIRPGISSSKLQTTFNSYDPAGKTDFDRKFSFRIGAELEFILPYNKNKWSVFIEPTYQYYKTDSETVVNVGTYFERKITQNIDYKALDVPIGARHYMFLNDKSKIFINAAFIIGIGLNSSFKEGNTEMKIKSANNIAFGAGYKYNDKFSVELRVHTTRNLLRNYVMWDSNYNNMSLIFGYTLF, via the coding sequence ATGAAGAAAATAGGTCTGTTAATTGGACTTTTTACTTTGAGCATGAACTATGCACAAATCAAATTTGAAAAAGGATATATCATTAATAATTCAGGCGAAAGAACCGAAGTATTGATCAAAGATGTAGATTGGAAAAACAATCCCACCGATTTTGAATATAAACTTAATGATTCTTCTGCGCCAATAAAAGAAAGTGTAAAAAATATTGCTGAATTTGCTATTGATAATTCTGAAAAATATGTACGGAAGACAGTAATGATAGATCACTCTTCTGATATTATTGCCTATATTTCAAAGAATAAAACACCAGATTTCAAAGAAGAAACACTGTTTCTAAAATATGTTGTTGAAGGAAAGGCAAATTTATATTATTATCAAAATAATGACACCAAAAGATTTTTCTACAATATTGATCAATCTGATATAAAGCAGCTTATTTATAAGCCATATTACGTTAATGAAAGTTTGATCCGCTATAATAATGAATATAAAAAGCAGATCGCAGAAAATCTTACATGTGGTATCGAAAATAAAGAAATTGAAAGAGCAGATTATAAAACGAATGCTTTGACAAGAATTTTCGTAAAATATAATAATTGTTCAAATGGCGGTTCTGTTAATTATACTCAAAATAAAGAAAAAAGAGACTTTATTAATTTAAATATACGACCAGGAATTAGCAGCTCAAAACTTCAGACTACATTTAATTCTTATGATCCAGCTGGAAAAACAGATTTTGACAGAAAATTTTCCTTTAGGATTGGAGCTGAGCTCGAGTTTATTTTACCTTATAACAAAAATAAATGGTCAGTTTTTATAGAGCCTACTTATCAATATTACAAAACAGATTCTGAAACAGTAGTTAATGTTGGAACTTATTTTGAAAGAAAAATCACTCAAAATATAGACTATAAAGCATTAGATGTACCTATTGGGGCAAGACATTATATGTTCCTAAATGATAAGTCCAAGATATTTATTAATGCTGCATTCATCATCGGTATTGGTCTTAATTCTTCTTTCAAAGAAGGAAATACTGAAATGAAAATAAAATCTGCCAACAATATTGCATTCGGTGCTGGATATAAATATAATGACAAATTCAGTGTTGAGCTTAGGGTACATACCACAAGAAACCTCCTAAGAAATTATGTTATGTGGGACTCCAATTATAATAATATGTCATTAATTTTTGGATATACACTTTTCTAA
- the mutY gene encoding A/G-specific adenine glycosylase yields MEKNFRDSGFLHLGSKLLNWYKENARDLPFRKTKDPYKIWICEIVFQQTRISQGLNHYNNFIKRFPDVETLAEAEEDEVLLHWKGLGYYSRAINIHKASKQIIADHNGFFPSRYEDILLLKGVGKYTAAAVSSICFGGKIPAVDGNFYRVLSRVFADDFDISNSRAFTYFSELATLIMPENVGDFNQAMMDLGSEICKPKNPLCDECPLEDDCLAYSLNKVSDFPVKTKKTKTEDLHLKYYFVHIKGQFVVQQRKDDFIWKKLFEFPTSITGELEPFIKGLKTLHHKLTHKNLTIDIYDVDVSSKVVWNNFIEQNEYIITDFKGSQKKSFPKPLENYIQNSLKD; encoded by the coding sequence TTGGAAAAGAATTTTAGAGATTCAGGTTTTCTTCACTTAGGAAGTAAATTACTGAATTGGTATAAAGAAAATGCCAGAGATTTACCTTTTAGAAAAACAAAAGATCCTTATAAAATATGGATTTGCGAAATTGTTTTTCAGCAAACAAGAATCAGTCAGGGACTCAATCATTACAATAACTTTATCAAAAGATTTCCCGATGTAGAAACTTTAGCTGAAGCTGAAGAGGATGAGGTTTTGCTCCATTGGAAGGGTTTGGGATATTATTCCAGAGCAATTAACATTCATAAAGCTTCAAAACAGATCATAGCTGATCATAATGGTTTTTTTCCATCTCGCTATGAGGATATTCTACTGTTGAAAGGAGTAGGGAAATACACAGCGGCGGCAGTTTCCAGTATTTGTTTTGGTGGTAAAATACCGGCTGTAGATGGAAATTTTTATAGGGTATTGAGTAGGGTTTTTGCAGATGATTTTGATATTTCCAATTCGCGGGCATTTACTTATTTTTCTGAATTGGCAACATTGATCATGCCGGAAAATGTAGGCGATTTTAATCAGGCGATGATGGATCTTGGTTCAGAAATTTGCAAGCCTAAGAATCCACTTTGTGATGAATGTCCTTTGGAAGATGACTGTTTAGCATATTCTTTAAATAAAGTTTCTGATTTCCCTGTTAAAACAAAAAAAACAAAAACAGAGGATCTTCATTTAAAATATTATTTTGTTCACATTAAAGGGCAATTTGTAGTTCAGCAGCGAAAAGATGACTTTATCTGGAAAAAACTTTTTGAATTTCCAACTTCCATTACAGGAGAGCTGGAACCATTTATAAAAGGTCTTAAAACGCTCCATCATAAACTCACTCATAAGAATCTGACCATTGATATTTATGATGTTGACGTAAGTTCGAAAGTGGTTTGGAACAATTTCATTGAACAAAATGAATACATCATTACAGACTTTAAAGGATCACAAAAGAAATCTTTTCCCAAACCTTTGGAAAACTATATTCAAAACTCATTGAAAGACTGA
- a CDS encoding peptidylprolyl isomerase, with amino-acid sequence MINKLKITFLFGVFVMLFATNMKAQIKQGDLVDGIAAVIGDEIVLESDVNEQMNYAKQQGASNTDKCEFLENLINNKLLVYEAKKDTLIENRSAAIKSQANAKYSQLLSQFPDEKAMLAAYKFRNGYEMKNAIEKIDTDTYYGQAKYQRVTDKADVTPNEVTDFYNLYKAQLPEIKDEVSLAQVMMYPKLTEAHKDELINKLKKIKQDIAGGESFESQARIYSEDPGSASTGGLMKNISKGQMVKPFEAAALNLQEGEISDPIESEFGYHIIQLVKKSGKIYDARHILLMATPTEDEIKTAKKKLDSIKTLIVEGKITFKDAAFKYSDDKKTKFNGGVIAGADGSNKIERESIPGTISYELAGLNKDDLTNAFDDEDERKRKVVKIVKIEEVIPAHQITLETDYDRIKQMALNKKRNEMVEKFVNSKLPTTFISIDSRYDSCKFKGNWKKEALKK; translated from the coding sequence ATGATAAATAAACTAAAGATCACTTTTCTTTTTGGAGTTTTTGTGATGCTATTTGCTACCAACATGAAAGCTCAAATAAAACAAGGAGACCTAGTGGATGGTATTGCTGCTGTAATTGGAGATGAAATTGTATTGGAGTCTGATGTAAATGAACAGATGAATTATGCAAAACAGCAGGGAGCTTCCAATACGGATAAGTGTGAGTTTTTGGAGAATCTGATCAACAACAAACTTCTTGTATACGAAGCTAAGAAAGATACATTAATTGAAAACAGATCTGCAGCTATAAAAAGCCAGGCAAATGCTAAGTACTCTCAATTACTTTCTCAGTTCCCAGACGAAAAAGCAATGTTGGCAGCTTATAAGTTCAGAAATGGGTATGAAATGAAAAATGCTATTGAAAAAATAGATACTGATACTTATTATGGACAGGCAAAATACCAAAGAGTTACTGATAAAGCAGATGTTACTCCTAATGAAGTAACCGATTTTTATAACCTTTATAAAGCTCAGTTGCCTGAGATCAAGGATGAAGTTTCTTTAGCCCAGGTCATGATGTACCCTAAGCTTACGGAAGCGCACAAAGACGAACTGATCAATAAATTAAAAAAGATCAAACAGGATATTGCAGGTGGAGAATCATTTGAAAGCCAGGCTAGAATTTATTCTGAAGATCCAGGTTCCGCATCTACAGGTGGCTTGATGAAAAATATCTCTAAAGGTCAGATGGTAAAGCCATTTGAGGCTGCCGCACTTAATTTACAGGAAGGAGAAATTTCAGATCCTATAGAATCAGAATTTGGTTACCATATTATTCAACTGGTGAAAAAATCTGGAAAGATTTATGATGCAAGACATATTCTTTTAATGGCTACACCTACAGAGGATGAGATTAAAACAGCAAAAAAGAAATTAGATAGTATCAAAACTTTAATTGTTGAAGGAAAGATCACATTTAAAGATGCTGCTTTTAAATATTCTGACGATAAGAAAACTAAGTTCAATGGTGGGGTAATTGCCGGAGCTGATGGTTCTAATAAAATTGAAAGAGAAAGTATTCCAGGAACAATCAGCTACGAATTGGCAGGTCTTAACAAAGATGATCTAACAAATGCTTTTGATGATGAAGATGAAAGAAAAAGAAAAGTGGTTAAGATTGTAAAGATCGAAGAGGTAATTCCTGCTCACCAGATCACTTTAGAGACTGACTATGACAGAATAAAGCAGATGGCTCTTAATAAGAAAAGAAATGAAATGGTTGAAAAATTTGTGAATTCAAAATTACCAACGACTTTCATATCAATAGATAGCCGTTACGATTCTTGTAAGTTCAAAGGAAACTGGAAGAAAGAGGCATTAAAGAAATAA
- the queG gene encoding tRNA epoxyqueuosine(34) reductase QueG encodes MNSTAEKYSELIKSKAQRFGFQNCGISKADFLEEDARNLELWLKNNFHGEMKYMENHFDKRLDPRLLVEGSRSVISLSYNYFPEEKISTLENYKISKYAYAEDYHEVIKEILREMVMELQEEIGEFGFRVFVDSAPILERSWARKSGIGWVGKNANLITKQNGSFYFLAEIICDLELIADHETTNHCGTCRKCIDACPTDAIVSDKLIDGSKCISYATIELKTEIPDYFKDKMQDWMFGCDICQDVCPWNRFSAPNLQSRFRPNEMLKNFKKGEWKELTQELFSDIFRKSPVKRTKFAGLKRNIEFLESSSDKL; translated from the coding sequence ATGAATTCAACTGCCGAAAAATATTCTGAACTGATAAAGTCCAAAGCTCAACGTTTTGGATTTCAGAATTGTGGTATTTCCAAAGCAGATTTTCTTGAGGAAGATGCTCGGAATCTAGAACTGTGGCTTAAGAATAACTTCCATGGAGAAATGAAATATATGGAAAATCATTTTGATAAAAGACTGGATCCGAGGTTATTGGTGGAAGGTTCTAGATCTGTGATTTCATTATCTTACAATTATTTTCCTGAAGAAAAGATTTCGACACTCGAAAACTATAAGATTTCAAAATATGCCTATGCCGAAGATTATCATGAAGTAATCAAAGAGATCCTTCGAGAAATGGTAATGGAGCTGCAAGAAGAGATCGGCGAGTTTGGATTCAGGGTCTTTGTAGATTCTGCACCCATACTTGAGAGAAGCTGGGCAAGAAAATCAGGAATTGGTTGGGTGGGTAAAAATGCTAACCTTATTACAAAGCAAAACGGTTCTTTTTATTTTTTAGCAGAAATTATCTGCGACCTGGAACTTATTGCCGACCATGAAACAACTAATCATTGTGGAACATGTAGAAAGTGTATAGATGCATGTCCAACAGATGCTATTGTTTCAGATAAGCTTATTGATGGAAGTAAATGTATTTCTTATGCAACAATAGAATTGAAAACTGAGATTCCTGACTATTTTAAAGATAAGATGCAGGATTGGATGTTTGGTTGTGATATTTGCCAGGATGTCTGCCCATGGAATAGGTTTTCAGCACCAAACCTTCAAAGCAGGTTCAGACCTAATGAAATGCTTAAAAATTTCAAAAAAGGTGAATGGAAGGAACTTACACAAGAATTATTCTCTGATATTTTTAGAAAATCTCCTGTTAAAAGAACAAAATTTGCGGGCTTAAAAAGAAATATTGAATTCTTAGAATCATCTTCAGACAAACTTTAA
- a CDS encoding alpha/beta fold hydrolase, whose product MSTNLIEVKEKKLYIEYNHSLEDRPTLIFLHDSLGCTQLWRDFPMKLSEGSQCNVLVYDRLGYGKSDPMLTDERPNNYMEIEADLLKDLLTELNITDAILFGHSDGGTIALITASKYPKNVKAVICEAGHIFVEEVTLKGVYDAWEAYKTTNLAERLQKYHGDKVERLFKVWTETWTRESYRNWNIEYLLKDITCPLLFIQGDADEYGTLDQVEKTIEQVSGISDKYIIPNVGHTPHKEVSDLVLKKATEFIQNL is encoded by the coding sequence ATGTCAACTAATTTAATAGAAGTAAAAGAAAAAAAACTCTATATAGAATATAATCATTCACTTGAAGACAGGCCTACCTTGATTTTTCTCCATGACTCTCTTGGATGTACTCAATTATGGCGGGATTTTCCTATGAAACTTTCAGAAGGTTCCCAATGTAATGTTCTGGTTTATGACCGGCTTGGTTATGGTAAGTCTGATCCAATGCTGACAGATGAAAGACCGAATAACTATATGGAAATCGAAGCGGATTTACTAAAAGATCTTTTAACAGAACTGAATATCACAGATGCCATTTTGTTTGGACATAGTGATGGCGGAACAATCGCTTTGATAACCGCTAGCAAATACCCTAAAAACGTAAAGGCAGTTATTTGTGAAGCTGGGCATATATTTGTTGAAGAAGTTACTCTAAAAGGTGTATATGATGCCTGGGAAGCTTATAAGACTACCAACCTTGCTGAACGTTTACAAAAATACCACGGAGATAAAGTTGAAAGGCTTTTTAAAGTATGGACGGAAACCTGGACCAGAGAAAGTTATAGAAATTGGAATATTGAATACTTATTAAAAGATATTACTTGTCCCTTACTATTTATTCAGGGAGATGCAGATGAGTATGGAACTTTAGATCAGGTGGAGAAAACAATAGAACAGGTAAGTGGGATTTCAGATAAATACATCATTCCAAATGTCGGACACACACCTCATAAGGAGGTGTCGGATTTGGTGTTAAAAAAAGCAACAGAGTTTATTCAAAACCTTTGA
- a CDS encoding PfkB family carbohydrate kinase, translating to MKLLVVGSVAFDAIETPFGKTDKILGGAATYIAITSSILGVKSGIVSVVGGDFPQEHLDMFTDRNVNIEGLEIVKEGKTFFWSGKYHNDLNTRDTLATEVNVLENFDPKIPDSMQDSEILLLGNLHPGVQLSVLEKMNKRPKLVVLDTMNFWMDTALDILMDMIAKTDVITINDEEARQLSGEYSLVKAAKKILTMGPKYVIIKKGEHGALLFHDNKVFAVPALPLEDVFDPTGAGDTFAGGFAAYLAKKGKIDFETMKSALIVGSAMASFTVEKFGTERIEEVSESDMFSRLRQFKELTTFDVELQ from the coding sequence ATGAAACTTTTAGTTGTTGGGAGTGTTGCATTTGATGCAATTGAAACACCATTTGGTAAGACAGATAAAATTTTAGGCGGAGCCGCCACTTATATTGCAATCACTTCATCTATATTAGGAGTGAAATCAGGAATTGTTTCTGTTGTAGGAGGAGATTTCCCACAAGAACACCTAGACATGTTTACAGACAGAAATGTAAATATTGAAGGACTTGAAATTGTAAAAGAAGGAAAAACTTTTTTCTGGTCAGGTAAATATCATAATGATTTAAATACTAGAGATACTTTAGCTACGGAGGTGAATGTTTTGGAAAATTTTGATCCTAAAATTCCAGACTCTATGCAGGATTCTGAGATTTTATTATTAGGAAATCTACATCCTGGAGTTCAGTTATCAGTTCTTGAAAAAATGAACAAACGTCCTAAACTTGTTGTTCTTGATACAATGAATTTCTGGATGGATACTGCTTTAGATATTTTAATGGATATGATCGCTAAAACTGATGTGATCACTATTAATGACGAAGAAGCAAGACAGTTGTCAGGAGAGTATTCTCTTGTAAAAGCAGCAAAAAAGATCCTTACAATGGGACCTAAATATGTTATCATTAAAAAAGGTGAGCATGGAGCATTACTTTTCCACGATAATAAGGTTTTTGCTGTTCCGGCACTTCCATTAGAAGATGTCTTTGATCCAACAGGAGCTGGAGATACTTTTGCAGGTGGTTTTGCAGCTTATTTAGCTAAAAAAGGGAAGATCGATTTCGAAACAATGAAATCTGCTTTGATCGTTGGTTCTGCTATGGCATCCTTTACTGTTGAAAAATTTGGAACGGAAAGAATTGAGGAAGTAAGCGAGTCTGATATGTTCAGCAGACTGAGACAATTCAAAGAATTAACAACATTTGATGTTGAACTACAATAA
- a CDS encoding rhodanese-like domain-containing protein, translating to MPLTEVLKSGNYQLIDVREPMELEMDGNIEGAQNIPLGEVEDRKEEILSIEKPVVIFCRSGNRSGKALEYLNSQGLKDGYNGGGWADLKATIEANQGTF from the coding sequence ATGCCTTTAACAGAAGTATTAAAATCAGGAAATTATCAATTAATAGACGTTCGTGAACCAATGGAACTGGAAATGGACGGTAATATAGAAGGTGCTCAAAATATTCCACTGGGTGAAGTAGAAGATAGAAAAGAAGAAATTCTATCTATTGAAAAACCAGTTGTTATATTCTGCAGAAGTGGAAACAGAAGTGGAAAGGCATTGGAATATCTTAATTCTCAAGGCTTAAAAGACGGTTATAACGGCGGAGGCTGGGCAGACCTGAAAGCAACAATCGAAGCAAATCAAGGAACTTTTTAA
- a CDS encoding HD domain-containing protein — translation MNLQERFKQSLFSYTQDQNTLDILWKEIETQYSQKGRHYHNLEHLNTMFSELEMVKINISHFSNISFSVFYHDIIYDASSKANEEKSAELATFRLQRLNVDQKSIEQISEQILATKAHQRSNDNDTNYLLDADLSILGKDIETYLDYTKKIRKEYSIYPDLLYKPGRKKVLKHFLELENIFKTDYFKDRYEKQARINIEHELDNL, via the coding sequence ATGAATTTGCAAGAAAGATTTAAACAAAGCCTATTCTCCTACACTCAGGATCAAAATACACTTGATATCCTATGGAAGGAAATTGAAACTCAATATTCGCAAAAAGGAAGACATTATCATAATCTGGAACATCTGAATACTATGTTTTCAGAGCTTGAAATGGTAAAAATTAATATTTCACATTTCTCTAATATTAGCTTTTCAGTGTTTTATCATGATATCATTTACGATGCCTCTTCTAAAGCTAATGAGGAAAAAAGTGCAGAGCTAGCTACATTCAGACTTCAAAGGCTCAATGTTGATCAAAAGTCTATCGAACAGATTTCTGAGCAGATTTTAGCAACCAAGGCTCATCAACGATCTAATGACAATGACACTAATTATCTTTTAGATGCTGATTTATCAATTTTGGGAAAAGACATCGAAACCTATCTTGATTATACTAAAAAAATCAGAAAAGAATATTCTATTTATCCTGATCTTTTGTATAAACCTGGCAGGAAAAAAGTACTGAAACATTTCCTGGAATTAGAAAACATTTTTAAAACCGATTATTTTAAGGATCGATATGAAAAACAGGCGCGGATAAATATTGAACACGAGCTTGATAACTTATAA